The proteins below come from a single Fastidiosipila sanguinis genomic window:
- a CDS encoding restriction endonuclease subunit S, translating into MKIDFSKWKTFLFTEVFIIKKGFYNKKPEESGNGTIPFLGATDKNNGVTAYYTKDEIDSSSKTGSLPNDTIDKKIFSGKSVCVTNNGSVGYAYYQETEFTCSHDVNLLYRKDGEFNYFTGLFVASIIMKDRYRWGYGRKWRPERMVKSKINLPATNEGKPDWDWMERFMKSLKHKPIKTGNNKKLSDVNASTWKEFYLHKLFNTSMGNGIDAIATTNDNPKFNYVSRDSNGNGVVGFVDEVEGQKPFPAGAMSLALGGSFLGSCFIQKEPFYTAQNVGILQEKEPLSVHTKLFISTLIRNECKIKYQAFGRELNSHFRKDFTLKLPVLMNGNDYVIDSEKKYSKLGFIPDWKWMEDYIKSLPYGDRIDG; encoded by the coding sequence ATGAAGATTGATTTTAGCAAATGGAAAACTTTTTTATTTACAGAAGTATTTATAATTAAAAAAGGATTCTATAATAAAAAACCCGAAGAGTCAGGCAATGGTACTATACCTTTTTTAGGAGCAACTGATAAAAACAATGGTGTAACCGCCTATTATACGAAAGATGAAATAGATTCTTCTTCAAAAACTGGGAGCTTGCCAAATGATACTATTGATAAGAAAATATTTTCTGGCAAATCGGTTTGTGTTACAAACAATGGCTCTGTAGGCTATGCTTATTATCAGGAAACAGAATTCACATGCAGTCATGATGTGAATCTACTTTATAGAAAAGATGGTGAATTTAATTATTTTACAGGTTTATTTGTGGCATCTATTATTATGAAAGATAGGTATAGGTGGGGATATGGTAGAAAATGGCGTCCTGAAAGAATGGTTAAGTCTAAAATCAATTTACCTGCTACAAATGAAGGTAAACCTGATTGGGACTGGATGGAAAGATTTATGAAATCTTTAAAGCATAAGCCTATAAAAACAGGAAATAATAAAAAATTATCTGATGTAAATGCAAGTACATGGAAAGAATTTTACTTGCACAAACTATTTAATACATCTATGGGGAATGGAATAGATGCAATAGCTACAACAAATGATAATCCAAAGTTCAATTATGTATCACGCGATAGTAACGGAAACGGTGTCGTAGGATTTGTTGATGAAGTTGAAGGACAAAAACCATTTCCTGCTGGTGCCATGTCATTAGCTCTAGGTGGTAGTTTTTTAGGATCTTGTTTCATCCAAAAAGAACCTTTTTATACAGCACAAAATGTAGGGATATTGCAAGAGAAAGAACCACTTAGTGTTCACACAAAATTATTTATCTCGACTCTGATAAGGAATGAGTGCAAAATAAAATATCAGGCTTTTGGAAGAGAACTGAATTCACACTTTAGAAAAGATTTTACTTTAAAATTACCAGTTTTAATGAATGGTAATGACTATGTTATAGATAGCGAAAAGAAGTATTCAAAACTTGGGTTTATACCTGATTGGAAATGGATGGAAGACTATATAAAGAGTTTACCATATGGCGATAGGATTGATGGTTAA
- a CDS encoding DUF6414 family protein → MSDKSSTTQLCKIIYFDDESITDYLQLMSGGKLEKTTELLETASKDAEVDTDAATKIGFGGLIKALLGWNAEVGVTASAGLSFNSEKMVKNIIKNTILTDFVNALEENENETAVSKLPKGTIKKFSGYKITAEKDSLSYFVMVSPYMNMFQSGSTIPSGEFSISLEKLDSVLRNAKGYYEFVGTKGNSKVILRFNISAFKNNYMISDLLKMNLSIFAIKVGDTTLDMLNINEELNLDLTNSVVDNPSYEESNRDNGQNTNSSKKLPVFDVLLAGVESNG, encoded by the coding sequence ATGTCCGATAAAAGTTCAACAACTCAATTGTGTAAGATTATATACTTTGATGACGAGTCAATAACGGATTATCTTCAATTGATGTCTGGAGGAAAGTTGGAGAAAACAACAGAATTATTAGAAACAGCTTCAAAAGATGCAGAAGTTGATACAGATGCAGCTACAAAAATTGGATTTGGTGGTCTAATAAAAGCATTATTAGGCTGGAATGCAGAAGTTGGCGTGACAGCATCAGCAGGACTAAGTTTTAATAGTGAAAAAATGGTAAAAAATATTATAAAAAATACTATTCTTACTGATTTTGTTAATGCATTAGAAGAAAATGAGAATGAGACAGCTGTTTCCAAATTACCAAAAGGGACAATAAAAAAATTCAGTGGATATAAAATCACAGCAGAGAAAGATTCTTTGTCTTATTTTGTAATGGTTTCACCATATATGAATATGTTTCAATCTGGAAGCACTATTCCTAGTGGAGAATTTAGTATTTCATTGGAGAAACTTGATAGCGTTTTAAGAAATGCAAAGGGTTATTACGAATTTGTTGGAACTAAAGGAAATAGTAAGGTAATTTTAAGGTTTAATATTAGCGCTTTTAAAAATAATTATATGATTAGTGATTTGTTAAAAATGAATTTAAGTATTTTTGCTATTAAAGTTGGTGATACAACATTGGATATGCTTAATATTAACGAAGAGTTAAATCTTGATTTAACAAATAGTGTAGTTGATAATCCATCATATGAAGAAAGTAATAGAGACAATGGCCAAAATACTAATTCATCTAAAAAACTTCCGGTATTTGATGTGCTATTAGCTGGAGTTGAGTCAAATGGTTAA
- a CDS encoding AAA family ATPase: MVNRIIIFKGSKKDFEELLSEIIGNGSYTPFMELIQKYNARLRPNESGVREQELGRKIPVETCVVKADDYASVLPHVLSNFSTIITLNCDIDCLLIHNPPRRVEESLKAYDESIIEYKFSEYQKISKEKLKEIYEKLNKDILGQVDCKKSIITGLYRLLKEQVNNPVVLMFYGYSGVGKTESAKSISNSLGGNLLRIQFSMMQTNEAYNYVFGSEHSNNSLAKDMLLRESNVILIDEFDKVDYRFYNAFYELFDEGRYVDTNYDVDLKNTIFICTSNFMNEEKIKESLGPAMFSRFSECIQFDQLEKEQKIEIVNNWYNEVLSKLDDDEKNIIKKTDIMQWFMDNVDRYDNIRILKTKLENAIYHKLSDVYIFS, encoded by the coding sequence ATGGTTAATAGAATTATTATATTTAAAGGGAGCAAAAAAGATTTTGAAGAATTATTATCTGAAATTATAGGTAATGGTTCTTATACACCTTTTATGGAGCTAATACAAAAATATAATGCTAGGTTAAGACCGAATGAATCTGGTGTTAGAGAGCAAGAGTTAGGAAGAAAAATACCTGTTGAAACCTGTGTAGTAAAGGCAGATGATTATGCATCAGTGTTACCTCATGTTTTATCAAACTTTTCAACTATAATTACTTTAAACTGTGATATTGATTGTCTTCTAATTCATAATCCACCGAGACGAGTGGAGGAATCTTTAAAAGCATATGATGAAAGTATAATTGAATATAAATTTTCAGAATACCAAAAAATATCTAAGGAAAAACTTAAGGAGATTTACGAAAAATTAAATAAAGATATTCTTGGACAAGTTGATTGTAAAAAATCAATAATAACAGGATTGTATAGGTTATTAAAAGAGCAAGTAAATAATCCGGTTGTATTAATGTTTTATGGGTATTCTGGAGTTGGTAAAACTGAAAGTGCTAAAAGTATAAGTAATTCATTAGGTGGAAACTTATTAAGAATTCAATTTTCAATGATGCAAACAAATGAAGCTTATAATTACGTTTTTGGGTCTGAACACTCAAATAATAGTTTAGCAAAAGATATGCTTTTAAGGGAGTCTAATGTTATACTAATTGACGAATTTGATAAAGTAGACTATAGGTTTTATAATGCTTTTTATGAGCTTTTTGATGAGGGTAGGTACGTAGATACCAATTATGATGTAGACTTAAAAAACACTATTTTTATATGTACTTCAAATTTTATGAATGAAGAAAAAATTAAAGAGAGTTTAGGACCAGCAATGTTTTCGAGATTTTCTGAGTGTATACAATTTGATCAATTAGAGAAAGAACAAAAAATTGAAATTGTTAATAATTGGTATAATGAAGTATTGAGTAAATTAGATGATGATGAAAAAAATATAATAAAAAAAACAGATATCATGCAATGGTTTATGGATAATGTTGATAGATATGATAATATAAGAATATTAAAAACAAAACTAGAAAATGCTATATATCATAAATTATCAGATGTATACATTTTTTCTTAG
- a CDS encoding RNA-binding domain-containing protein → MRETYNLEFKSKLSDSFLKTVSAYANYNDGIIQFGVDDSGESLHANNLKELALRIENKINDSINPIPEYNIEIDERNEIVLLKVYEGELKPYFYKGKAYMRRDSSSLPIDDREELKKLILEGMNQNYEDLPSNNKNLSFNVLESALQEKMNIDSLSLDILKTLGLYDDKKGYNLAADIISDKNNYKILDIVKFGANINEFKERIIIENISILSAYFQAIEVFNRYFKYEKVDGFVRKTIELIPEDAFREALANALVHRDWSISAPIKVELHDQYIDISSPGGLPKGISSEEYISGQISILRNEKIGSLFNRLGLIEKFGTGIRRIKYLYQGRARQPQFQAYPNSIMVRLPILIDKVEGVSKNASIILEKMPRNKELSRMEIEKISGFDKYKTLRELEELMSEDLVKKVGQGRGTKYIKI, encoded by the coding sequence ATGAGGGAAACTTATAATTTAGAATTTAAGTCGAAATTATCAGATAGTTTTTTAAAAACAGTTAGTGCATATGCAAATTATAATGATGGAATTATTCAATTTGGAGTAGATGATAGTGGCGAATCTTTGCATGCTAATAATTTAAAAGAATTGGCATTAAGGATTGAGAACAAAATAAATGATAGTATCAATCCAATTCCAGAGTATAACATTGAAATAGATGAACGAAATGAAATTGTTTTACTAAAAGTATATGAAGGTGAGTTAAAACCTTATTTTTACAAGGGTAAGGCGTATATGAGAAGAGACTCTTCAAGTCTACCTATAGATGATAGAGAAGAATTAAAAAAACTTATACTAGAGGGAATGAATCAAAATTATGAAGATTTGCCATCTAATAATAAGAACTTATCTTTTAATGTTTTAGAAAGTGCATTACAAGAAAAGATGAATATAGATAGCTTAAGTTTAGACATCTTAAAAACATTAGGACTATATGATGATAAAAAAGGTTACAATCTAGCAGCGGATATTATATCGGATAAAAATAATTATAAAATACTAGATATTGTTAAGTTTGGAGCTAATATTAACGAATTTAAAGAAAGAATCATAATTGAAAATATTTCTATACTTAGTGCCTATTTTCAAGCGATAGAAGTCTTTAATAGGTATTTTAAGTATGAAAAAGTTGATGGATTTGTTAGAAAAACAATTGAGCTTATACCCGAAGATGCTTTTAGAGAGGCCTTAGCAAATGCGCTGGTTCATAGAGATTGGAGTATCTCTGCACCGATTAAAGTTGAATTACATGATCAATATATCGATATATCATCTCCAGGTGGTTTACCTAAGGGAATAAGTAGTGAAGAATATATTAGTGGTCAAATTTCTATTCTAAGAAATGAGAAAATTGGAAGTTTATTTAATAGGCTAGGCTTAATAGAAAAGTTCGGAACTGGAATAAGAAGGATAAAATATTTATATCAAGGAAGAGCTAGACAACCTCAGTTTCAAGCTTATCCTAACTCAATAATGGTTAGACTGCCTATTCTTATTGATAAAGTAGAAGGAGTAAGTAAAAATGCATCTATTATCCTAGAAAAAATGCCTCGAAATAAAGAGCTTAGTAGAATGGAAATTGAAAAAATATCAGGTTTTGATAAATATAAGACTCTTAGAGAATTAGAAGAATTAATGAGTGAGGACTTAGTCAAGAAAGTAGGACAAGGCAGGGGAACAAAATATATAAAGATATAG
- a CDS encoding DUF262 domain-containing protein → MAKNIDPELKKIGNYLDLDEKSIFSIPEYQRAYSWEIKQCDKLWQDIEDFIDSGGTDPYFFGTVIINCQENDTKLSLIDGQQRTSTFILLFKALLLRLIQAIEETKKDEESDDLTYGLTRKRDRLIQILYKVSDSQILSVLKDLETAPTGLILENNSINELYKNELQIIIKSPSFEIAEQRVEKIKYKQKDNKYTNFFRNFKFFYTKLEGLSPSEVNVFAEYILDKSEIIEIRSWNVEQAITMFNSLNSDGMPLLDSDIISAKLYSNSGEDREGFNIKWSELKKLIMDLEESKVTDIDSVLKQYMYINRSQNKEYISEKGSINVTTPGLRRFYTETNNELLQDPIKLTAKLLKVAKIWDAIKNYSIVKLCSKFNENLNLYLISYLFRFEIDEISEKLVTEFAEDLLRLFAILELVDMGYSSSKFKTFLFGLNIKLVDENIELSEIKEDISRHINKEWNKEDIEIAARNYTKNPLVFLNEYIACNANGQKFIIPEKYEIEHIMPRSGKNIDQIREDAGISDKEEFLDIINKLGNKVLLEEDINRSIGNAWFRSKIQNSVKQKKGYKDSCFMLTKQIISDFKDQESPFWTIKDIEERTNMEAKKIADFIFG, encoded by the coding sequence ATGGCGAAGAATATTGATCCAGAATTAAAAAAGATTGGTAACTATTTAGACTTAGATGAAAAATCTATATTTTCAATTCCAGAATATCAAAGAGCTTATTCTTGGGAGATTAAGCAATGCGATAAATTATGGCAAGATATAGAGGATTTTATTGATAGTGGTGGTACTGATCCATACTTTTTCGGCACTGTTATTATTAACTGCCAAGAGAATGATACAAAATTAAGTTTAATTGATGGCCAACAGAGGACATCAACCTTTATTCTTCTTTTCAAAGCTCTTTTATTAAGATTAATTCAAGCAATAGAAGAAACTAAAAAAGATGAAGAATCAGATGATCTTACTTATGGATTAACGAGGAAAAGAGATAGATTAATTCAAATTCTCTATAAAGTAAGTGATAGTCAAATTTTATCTGTGTTAAAGGATCTTGAAACTGCACCTACAGGACTGATTCTGGAAAACAACTCTATAAATGAACTTTATAAAAATGAACTCCAGATTATAATCAAGAGTCCAAGTTTTGAAATTGCAGAACAAAGAGTTGAAAAAATAAAATATAAGCAAAAAGATAATAAATATACTAACTTCTTTAGAAATTTTAAATTTTTCTATACAAAACTTGAAGGGTTATCCCCTTCGGAAGTAAATGTATTTGCAGAATATATTTTAGATAAATCCGAAATTATTGAAATACGCAGTTGGAATGTTGAACAGGCGATAACTATGTTTAATTCCTTAAACTCTGATGGAATGCCGCTTTTAGACTCAGATATTATTTCAGCTAAACTTTACTCTAATTCTGGCGAAGATAGAGAAGGTTTTAATATAAAATGGTCTGAACTTAAGAAGTTGATTATGGACTTAGAAGAAAGTAAAGTTACAGATATTGACAGCGTTTTGAAGCAATATATGTATATTAATAGGTCACAGAATAAAGAATATATTTCAGAAAAAGGATCCATAAATGTTACAACTCCTGGATTAAGAAGATTTTATACAGAAACTAATAATGAGCTTCTTCAAGATCCGATAAAACTTACAGCTAAACTATTGAAGGTAGCTAAAATATGGGATGCAATAAAAAATTATTCTATTGTTAAGTTATGTTCTAAATTTAATGAGAATTTAAATCTTTACTTAATTTCCTATTTGTTTAGGTTTGAGATAGATGAAATATCAGAAAAACTTGTTACAGAATTTGCAGAGGATTTATTAAGACTGTTTGCTATTTTAGAGCTAGTTGATATGGGTTACTCAAGCTCTAAGTTCAAAACTTTTCTATTTGGATTAAATATTAAATTAGTGGATGAAAATATAGAATTATCTGAAATAAAAGAAGATATAAGTCGCCACATAAATAAAGAGTGGAATAAAGAGGATATTGAAATAGCAGCTAGAAATTATACAAAGAATCCACTAGTGTTTTTAAATGAATATATTGCGTGCAACGCAAATGGACAAAAATTTATAATTCCTGAAAAATATGAAATCGAACACATTATGCCAAGAAGTGGTAAAAACATTGACCAAATAAGAGAAGATGCTGGTATTTCCGATAAAGAAGAGTTCCTAGATATTATTAATAAACTTGGAAATAAAGTTTTGCTAGAAGAGGATATAAATCGCTCAATAGGTAATGCTTGGTTTAGGAGCAAAATACAAAATTCAGTCAAACAGAAAAAAGGATATAAAGATAGTTGCTTTATGTTAACAAAGCAGATTATTTCAGATTTCAAAGATCAAGAAAGTCCATTTTGGACGATTAAAGATATTGAAGAAAGAACTAATATGGAAGCAAAGAAGATTGCAGATTTTATTTTTGGTTAA